One window of Mucilaginibacter inviolabilis genomic DNA carries:
- a CDS encoding DUF1330 domain-containing protein, producing MLYFTQIVFIRDNKEYEFNLFESYVLPLLHKHGGELIYRVRPTADCVIETSLGNPYEIHIVTFASQQGFDGYLNDEERVKHMQLKENAIEKVLLIAGSLL from the coding sequence ATGCTTTACTTTACCCAGATCGTATTCATCAGGGACAATAAAGAATACGAATTTAACCTGTTCGAATCGTATGTATTACCCTTGTTGCATAAACATGGCGGGGAATTAATTTACCGGGTAAGGCCAACTGCCGATTGTGTTATAGAAACATCCCTAGGAAACCCATATGAAATACATATTGTAACATTTGCTAGCCAGCAGGGCTTTGATGGATATTTGAACGATGAGGAAAGAGTAAAGCATATGCAGCTTAAAGAGAATGCTATAGAAAAAGTGTTATTGATAGCCGGATCCCTGCTTTGA
- a CDS encoding glycoside hydrolase family 31 protein: MESNIPNEELIPRKLVEAEHILEEEDEEFHHLNNPADAIKPIIKKYLGIPNHADQLGNKFYFTDGDAKVEVIVVTDEIIRVRLAPHGVFLEDFSYAVPKLEHKAAEFTLFEDEMEFRVATKSINCHIRKKDFFISFSDSKNHVTSTDAVPMHWEENVKFGGYYVFCTKTCHPDESFFGLGDKPTEFNLRGKRLKNWNTDAYSFQWNQDPLYRSIPFYISVNEGIAHGIFFDNTFKAQFDFGGEDTTKTSFWADGGELQYYYIHGPHMMDVVKSYHILTGTHPMPPLWALGYHQCRWSYYPEAKVKKITRGFRDNKIPCDGIYLDIDYMDGYRCFTWNRKYFPDPKKMISELAADGFKTVVIIDPGIRVDDNYAVFKEGKEKRYFCRRSDDYFMEGHVWPGRCQFPDFTNPEVRTWWGGLFDELVQMGVAGVWNDMNEPAVFGAGTFPDDVRHQYDGFRGSHRKAHNVYGMQMVRSTYEGLRNIMKNKRPFTITRAGYSGVQRFSSVWTGDNVASWEHLKLGNIQCQRLSVSGIPFCGTDIGGFSGEPDGELFTRWIQMGTFSPFMRAHSAGDTKEREPWSFGEPFTAINRKFIELRYKLMPYFYSTFWEHHRYGFPILRPIVMHEQDVKLNHFRQDEFTYGDKILVCPVMEPGQTKRNVYLPKGKWFNFWTHEIVEGGKEVSVETPLETMPLFVKAGSVIPEYPVMQYVGEHEIEEVKQNIYYSDYEVNSFLFEDYGETFAYEQDIYLEKKFVVNGNSREMTIHQSMEGLYTPRYEGYHLNIIGLPFKPGKILADGKVVNDFVINADGTVEFKFSKNFKHIEILK, encoded by the coding sequence ATGGAAAGTAATATACCAAATGAGGAGCTGATACCTCGTAAATTAGTTGAAGCAGAGCACATACTTGAAGAAGAGGATGAGGAATTTCACCACCTCAATAACCCGGCCGATGCGATAAAGCCCATCATCAAAAAGTACCTGGGTATTCCTAATCATGCAGATCAGCTGGGGAATAAATTCTACTTTACCGATGGCGATGCGAAGGTGGAAGTGATTGTAGTGACCGACGAGATTATCCGGGTACGATTAGCGCCGCATGGAGTTTTTCTGGAAGATTTTTCCTACGCGGTTCCCAAACTGGAACATAAAGCCGCCGAGTTTACCTTGTTTGAAGATGAGATGGAATTTCGGGTAGCCACTAAATCGATAAACTGTCATATCCGTAAAAAGGACTTTTTTATATCATTTTCTGATAGTAAAAACCACGTAACCAGTACCGATGCGGTGCCCATGCACTGGGAAGAGAATGTAAAGTTTGGCGGCTACTACGTGTTTTGCACCAAAACCTGCCATCCCGACGAAAGCTTTTTTGGCCTGGGCGATAAACCAACCGAATTTAACCTGCGCGGCAAACGTTTAAAAAACTGGAACACAGACGCTTATTCGTTTCAGTGGAACCAGGACCCGCTGTACCGCAGCATCCCTTTTTACATCAGTGTAAACGAAGGTATAGCACACGGTATTTTCTTCGATAATACCTTTAAGGCACAGTTTGACTTTGGCGGTGAAGATACTACCAAAACCAGTTTCTGGGCCGATGGTGGCGAACTGCAATACTACTATATCCATGGGCCGCATATGATGGATGTGGTAAAAAGCTACCATATATTAACCGGAACCCATCCTATGCCACCGCTTTGGGCACTGGGCTATCACCAATGCCGCTGGAGCTATTATCCGGAGGCTAAGGTGAAAAAGATCACTCGTGGTTTCCGTGATAATAAGATCCCTTGCGATGGTATCTACCTGGATATTGATTATATGGATGGCTACCGCTGTTTTACCTGGAACCGCAAATATTTCCCTGATCCTAAAAAAATGATCAGCGAACTGGCCGCCGATGGGTTTAAAACCGTGGTGATCATTGACCCGGGCATACGGGTCGACGATAATTACGCTGTGTTTAAAGAAGGTAAGGAGAAAAGATATTTTTGCCGCCGTAGCGACGATTACTTTATGGAGGGCCATGTTTGGCCGGGCCGCTGCCAGTTCCCGGATTTTACCAACCCTGAGGTACGTACCTGGTGGGGCGGTTTGTTTGACGAGCTGGTGCAAATGGGTGTAGCCGGTGTTTGGAACGATATGAATGAGCCCGCCGTATTTGGCGCCGGTACTTTCCCCGATGATGTACGCCACCAGTACGATGGTTTCCGCGGATCGCACCGTAAGGCACATAACGTATATGGTATGCAAATGGTACGCTCCACTTATGAGGGTTTGCGTAACATCATGAAAAATAAGCGCCCTTTTACCATTACCAGGGCGGGTTACTCAGGCGTACAACGTTTTTCATCCGTTTGGACTGGTGATAATGTGGCTTCCTGGGAGCATTTGAAATTAGGTAATATCCAATGCCAGCGTCTTTCTGTATCGGGTATACCGTTCTGCGGTACCGATATTGGCGGCTTTAGCGGTGAACCCGATGGAGAATTGTTTACCCGCTGGATCCAGATGGGTACATTTTCACCATTTATGCGCGCGCATTCGGCAGGGGATACCAAGGAGCGTGAGCCCTGGAGCTTTGGCGAACCGTTTACGGCCATCAACCGTAAGTTTATCGAACTGCGCTATAAACTGATGCCTTACTTTTACTCCACCTTCTGGGAGCATCACCGTTATGGCTTCCCGATATTGAGACCGATAGTAATGCATGAGCAGGATGTGAAACTGAATCACTTCCGCCAGGATGAGTTTACTTATGGCGATAAGATATTGGTTTGTCCGGTAATGGAGCCAGGTCAAACTAAGCGTAATGTATATCTGCCTAAAGGCAAATGGTTTAACTTCTGGACGCATGAGATAGTAGAAGGCGGTAAAGAAGTAAGTGTAGAAACTCCTTTGGAAACTATGCCGCTGTTTGTAAAAGCCGGCTCGGTAATACCCGAATATCCGGTAATGCAATATGTAGGCGAGCATGAGATAGAAGAGGTGAAACAAAATATCTACTACTCGGACTATGAAGTGAACTCTTTCCTGTTTGAAGATTACGGCGAAACCTTTGCCTACGAGCAGGATATTTACCTCGAGAAAAAGTTTGTGGTAAACGGCAATTCCCGCGAGATGACCATTCATCAGAGCATGGAAGGCCTGTACACCCCGCGCTATGAAGGTTACCATCTCAATATTATCGGACTACCATTTAAACCGGGCAAAATACTGGCCGATGGCAAAGTGGTCAACGATTTCGTGATCAACGCCGATGGCACGGTAGAGTTTAAGTTCAGTAAGAATTTCAAACACATCGAAATTTTAAAATAA
- a CDS encoding VOC family protein, with protein MKLSSLRIITNEIKNLVPFYEKITGLPAKWYTDDFAEITTDGSNLAIASTRTLSLFGNNFAEAASNKSVIIEFRVADVDDQYAKIKDFLNDVIQEPTTMPWGNRSLLFRDPEGNLVNFFTPVSAEAAERFN; from the coding sequence ATGAAATTATCATCATTAAGAATTATCACCAACGAAATAAAAAACCTGGTACCGTTTTATGAAAAAATTACTGGTTTGCCCGCCAAATGGTATACGGACGACTTTGCAGAAATAACTACAGACGGTAGCAATTTAGCTATTGCCAGTACCCGTACATTAAGCTTATTCGGAAACAACTTTGCCGAAGCTGCCAGTAACAAAAGCGTGATTATAGAATTTCGCGTAGCAGATGTTGATGATCAATATGCTAAAATTAAAGATTTCTTGAATGATGTTATTCAAGAACCCACCACAATGCCCTGGGGTAACCGCTCTTTATTATTTCGCGACCCGGAGGGGAATTTGGTTAACTTTTTTACACCTGTTTCTGCTGAAGCTGCTGAACGATTCAATTAA
- a CDS encoding ABC transporter permease: MLKNYLLVAFRNLYKHKAFSFINIVGLAIGMAACLLILQYVNFELSFDNFHAKKDRIYRINQDRYNNGKLSTRWAGGAFAPGSVFKAALPEIEDFVKIVGASRVLANYKDQKMTITNDYYVSDAFFNIFSFPLISGDPKTALKEPNTVVISEEVAQKLFHDINPVGQSLTINNDKLLKITGVMKNVPANSHMKFDFLQSYNTLLKENPPNKDYDMDNAWLSDGCKTYVLLKPGVDPKVLEGKFIPIVKKVYDAYKSAGEDAVYTLQPIQSIHLYSNRMLEFQPNGDGKSVYLLLGIAIFVIIIAWINYINLATARGIGRAKEVGVRKTLGSAKAQLIAQFMLESMLLNGLAIILAVILILICLPVFSRISGLQIGFDMFTRPIFWGSMLGIFILGSFFSGFYPAIVLSSFRPVEVMKGKILASPKGVVLRKAMVVFQFAASIFLLIGSLTVFRQLKFMQSQKLGVKIDQTLIIKPPMNKIDSFYRDMSSFKQECLTQSSIKNISVSTSVPGESIWWNAGGVKLTTADESQGKQYRIVGADYDYLTAYDLKLIAGRKFSKNYGDEPHNVVFNKKAIEQLGFNKPEAALGKRIDFWGQVYTIVGVVDNFHQQSLRDAYEPIIFRCIPDVRGYVSVKISTTNLPKTIADLKKTWSAFFPGDQFDYFFLDQYFNEQYQTDQRFGQVFGVFTGIAIFVACLGLFGLVSYTIVQRTKEIGIRKVLGATVNSILTLLYKDFAALVVISFVVSAPIAWYAISQWLQTYAFRVDIGPLLFIIPFLIVMVIAFATVSYLSVKAALTNPVKSLKTE; this comes from the coding sequence ATGCTGAAAAATTACCTGCTTGTAGCTTTTAGAAATCTCTATAAACACAAGGCATTCTCATTTATTAATATCGTTGGTTTGGCTATAGGGATGGCAGCCTGTTTGTTGATTTTGCAATACGTCAATTTCGAATTAAGTTTTGATAATTTCCACGCCAAAAAAGACCGCATTTACCGCATCAATCAAGACAGGTATAACAATGGTAAATTAAGCACGCGGTGGGCCGGCGGAGCATTCGCACCCGGTAGCGTTTTCAAGGCTGCCTTGCCAGAAATAGAAGATTTTGTAAAGATTGTGGGCGCCAGTAGAGTGCTGGCTAATTATAAAGACCAAAAAATGACTATCACCAATGATTATTATGTGAGTGATGCATTTTTTAATATTTTTTCTTTTCCGCTTATCAGCGGCGATCCCAAAACGGCTTTAAAAGAGCCTAATACAGTGGTCATATCCGAAGAGGTGGCGCAAAAACTTTTTCATGATATAAACCCGGTGGGGCAATCATTAACTATTAATAATGATAAGCTCTTGAAAATTACCGGTGTAATGAAAAATGTTCCTGCCAATTCGCACATGAAGTTTGATTTTTTGCAATCATATAATACGCTGCTCAAGGAAAATCCACCGAATAAAGATTATGATATGGATAATGCCTGGTTAAGTGATGGCTGTAAAACCTACGTGTTACTTAAACCAGGAGTTGACCCTAAAGTGCTGGAGGGTAAATTTATACCTATTGTAAAAAAAGTTTATGATGCTTATAAAAGTGCCGGCGAAGATGCTGTTTATACCTTGCAACCCATACAAAGCATCCATTTATACTCCAACCGTATGTTGGAATTTCAACCCAATGGCGATGGAAAGTCGGTTTATTTACTGCTGGGCATAGCCATATTTGTGATCATTATTGCCTGGATCAATTACATTAATCTGGCAACCGCACGTGGTATAGGTAGGGCCAAAGAGGTGGGCGTTCGTAAAACATTGGGCTCAGCTAAAGCACAGTTGATTGCTCAGTTTATGTTAGAATCTATGCTGCTTAATGGGTTAGCCATCATATTAGCTGTGATATTAATTCTGATTTGTTTACCTGTTTTTTCGCGTATATCAGGTTTACAAATAGGGTTTGATATGTTTACCAGACCCATCTTCTGGGGTTCTATGTTAGGTATATTTATCCTGGGATCATTCTTTAGCGGATTTTACCCGGCCATCGTATTATCCTCATTCCGGCCTGTTGAAGTGATGAAGGGTAAAATACTGGCTTCGCCTAAAGGTGTTGTTTTACGCAAAGCGATGGTGGTATTTCAGTTTGCCGCCTCTATATTTTTACTCATTGGGTCGCTCACAGTGTTCAGGCAGTTAAAATTTATGCAAAGCCAAAAGCTGGGTGTAAAAATTGATCAAACATTGATCATTAAGCCACCGATGAATAAGATTGATTCGTTTTATCGGGATATGAGCTCGTTTAAACAGGAGTGTCTGACACAATCATCTATAAAAAATATAAGTGTATCAACCTCAGTTCCGGGAGAATCAATTTGGTGGAATGCCGGTGGTGTTAAGTTAACCACGGCCGACGAAAGCCAGGGCAAGCAATACCGTATTGTAGGTGCCGACTATGATTACCTGACTGCCTATGATTTAAAACTCATAGCCGGCCGTAAATTCTCTAAAAATTATGGAGATGAGCCTCATAATGTTGTATTTAATAAAAAAGCCATAGAACAGCTTGGGTTTAATAAACCTGAGGCGGCATTAGGAAAACGTATTGATTTCTGGGGACAGGTATATACCATTGTAGGCGTGGTTGATAACTTTCATCAGCAGTCCTTGCGTGATGCCTATGAGCCTATTATTTTTCGTTGCATTCCTGATGTGCGGGGTTATGTATCAGTAAAAATAAGTACAACTAATCTCCCTAAAACCATTGCCGATCTTAAAAAAACATGGTCGGCATTTTTCCCAGGCGATCAGTTTGATTATTTTTTCCTGGATCAGTATTTTAATGAGCAATACCAAACCGACCAACGTTTTGGACAAGTGTTTGGCGTATTTACCGGCATAGCTATTTTTGTAGCATGTTTGGGTCTGTTCGGGCTGGTGTCCTACACTATTGTGCAACGCACTAAGGAGATCGGTATCCGCAAGGTTTTGGGAGCTACGGTGAATAGTATTTTGACATTGCTATACAAGGATTTTGCTGCGTTAGTAGTTATCTCCTTTGTTGTTTCGGCGCCAATAGCCTGGTATGCTATCAGCCAATGGCTGCAAACCTATGCCTTTAGAGTTGATATCGGTCCTTTACTGTTCATTATTCCATTTTTGATAGTTATGGTGATCGCATTTGCCACGGTATCCTATCTGAGTGTAAAAGCCGCATTAACAAATCCGGTTAAGAGTTTGAAAACGGAGTAA
- a CDS encoding adenylate kinase: MTSLNELGQRICILGPSNSGKSTLANQLGEKLNIPVCHLDQLAHIPGTNWQLRDEKEFAADQDAFLEKESWIIEGNYSFCMPQRFAKATSLIWIDPNFLGCFFRCISRCIKNDRNRPGRLKDATNEFSFEMMNHILFKYPKIRQKHKAILSGYTFPLLYIHSMKELNQYYMKWGLKR; this comes from the coding sequence ATGACATCACTAAATGAACTTGGGCAGCGGATATGCATTCTAGGCCCAAGTAATAGCGGCAAATCAACGCTGGCAAATCAGCTTGGAGAAAAACTAAATATTCCGGTATGTCATCTCGACCAGCTTGCACATATTCCCGGAACAAACTGGCAACTACGAGATGAGAAAGAATTTGCCGCCGATCAGGATGCTTTTCTTGAAAAAGAATCATGGATTATTGAAGGTAATTATAGTTTCTGCATGCCTCAGCGTTTTGCAAAAGCGACTTCTTTAATTTGGATAGATCCAAATTTTTTAGGTTGCTTTTTTCGATGCATCTCAAGATGCATAAAAAATGACCGTAACAGACCGGGCCGGCTAAAAGATGCAACGAATGAATTTAGTTTTGAAATGATGAATCACATTCTGTTTAAATACCCTAAAATTCGTCAGAAGCATAAAGCTATACTTTCGGGATATACTTTTCCGCTCCTTTACATTCATTCCATGAAAGAGTTGAATCAATATTATATGAAATGGGGTCTAAAAAGATAA
- the glgB gene encoding 1,4-alpha-glucan branching protein GlgB, whose translation MQNAVEPYSRFTDFDISLFKSGKHYKLYEKFGSHVVEFNGVIGTYFSVWAPNAQYVSVIANFNGWNRGSHSLNARWDSSGIWEGFIPNVGVGETYKYYIKSSTGENLEKADPFALRWEVPPSTASIVADTYYEWKDAEWMANRHEHNGLDKPYSVYEVHPGSWARSLESPDEFLTYTQLADKLVPYVKEMGFTHVELMPIMESPFYPSWGYQISGYFAAASRYGDPKGLMYLVEEFHKAGIGVILDWVPSHFPGDAHALYKFDGTHLYEHADNRKGFHPDWKSYIFNYGRNEVRAFLISNALFWLDRYHADGLRVDAVASMLYLDYSRKHGEWEPNIYGGNENLEAISFLKEFNEAVYSHFPSVQTIAEESTSFTGVSRPVYLGGLGFGMKWMMGWMHDTIGYFKEDPINRKYHHNEITFSTIYAFTENFMLPFSHDEVVYGKGSMLRKMPGDEWQQFANLRLMYSYMFTHPGTKLLFMGAEFGQGDEWNFAQSLQWHVLEYANHQGMSETVKTLNHLYRDEPALYQKAFDFSGFEWVDGGNANDSVLVYRRMGHHEKDDLMIILNMTPVPRHNYRIGVPKGGQWVEIFNSDAKKFWGSGLTNGHEVTAETIKWHGKDNSIVITLPPLGATIFKIAKDAPAKYELKR comes from the coding sequence ATGCAGAATGCTGTAGAACCCTACAGCCGTTTTACCGATTTTGATATCAGTTTATTTAAATCGGGCAAACATTATAAACTGTATGAAAAGTTTGGTTCGCATGTGGTGGAATTTAATGGAGTTATCGGAACCTATTTTTCTGTTTGGGCGCCAAATGCACAGTATGTATCGGTTATAGCCAATTTTAACGGCTGGAACCGCGGTTCGCACAGTCTAAATGCCCGCTGGGATTCCTCGGGTATCTGGGAGGGTTTTATCCCGAATGTGGGTGTGGGCGAAACCTATAAATATTATATCAAATCATCAACCGGCGAAAACCTGGAAAAGGCCGACCCTTTTGCACTCAGGTGGGAAGTACCGCCAAGTACAGCCTCCATAGTTGCCGATACCTACTATGAATGGAAAGATGCTGAGTGGATGGCCAACCGGCACGAACATAATGGCCTGGATAAACCATATAGTGTTTATGAAGTACATCCGGGTTCATGGGCGCGCAGTTTAGAGAGTCCGGATGAGTTTTTGACCTATACCCAACTGGCCGATAAGCTGGTACCTTACGTCAAAGAAATGGGCTTTACCCATGTAGAGCTGATGCCCATTATGGAATCGCCGTTTTACCCGAGCTGGGGATACCAGATCAGCGGGTATTTTGCCGCTGCATCGCGCTATGGCGACCCTAAGGGTTTAATGTATCTGGTTGAAGAATTTCACAAGGCCGGAATTGGTGTGATACTGGATTGGGTGCCTTCACACTTCCCTGGCGATGCGCATGCCCTGTACAAGTTTGATGGTACGCATCTATATGAACATGCCGATAACCGTAAAGGCTTTCATCCGGATTGGAAATCGTACATATTTAATTATGGCCGCAACGAGGTAAGGGCATTCCTGATCAGTAACGCGCTCTTCTGGCTGGATAGATATCATGCCGATGGTTTGCGTGTAGATGCGGTAGCTTCCATGCTTTATCTGGATTATTCCCGTAAACATGGTGAGTGGGAACCTAATATTTACGGTGGGAACGAAAACCTGGAAGCTATATCTTTCTTGAAGGAGTTCAACGAGGCAGTTTACAGTCATTTCCCATCGGTGCAAACCATCGCCGAAGAATCTACTTCGTTTACCGGTGTTAGTCGCCCGGTTTATTTGGGTGGACTGGGCTTTGGTATGAAATGGATGATGGGCTGGATGCACGATACCATAGGTTACTTTAAAGAGGATCCGATCAATCGAAAATATCACCATAACGAAATTACCTTTAGTACTATATATGCTTTTACCGAGAACTTTATGCTGCCCTTTTCGCATGATGAGGTAGTATATGGCAAAGGCTCCATGTTACGCAAAATGCCTGGCGATGAATGGCAGCAATTTGCCAATCTGCGTTTAATGTACAGTTATATGTTTACGCACCCAGGCACCAAATTGCTGTTTATGGGTGCCGAATTTGGTCAGGGCGATGAGTGGAATTTTGCCCAGTCGCTACAATGGCATGTTTTGGAGTATGCAAACCACCAGGGCATGAGCGAAACGGTGAAGACACTGAATCATTTGTATCGTGATGAACCGGCACTTTATCAGAAAGCTTTTGACTTTAGTGGCTTTGAATGGGTAGATGGGGGCAATGCCAATGATTCGGTATTAGTTTACAGACGCATGGGCCATCATGAAAAAGACGACCTGATGATCATCCTGAACATGACACCTGTACCACGCCATAATTATCGTATAGGTGTACCCAAAGGCGGACAATGGGTTGAGATATTCAACTCAGATGCTAAAAAGTTTTGGGGCAGCGGTTTGACCAATGGACACGAAGTAACCGCCGAAACTATAAAGTGGCATGGAAAAGATAATTCTATTGTAATTACCCTTCCACCATTGGGTGCTACTATATTTAAAATAGCCAAAGACGCGCCAGCCAAGTATGAGCTGAAACGCTGA
- a CDS encoding alpha-amylase family glycosyl hydrolase, which translates to MNKLIIYQLLPRLFGNTQTLNKVNGSIEENGVGKLNDITDKALQEIKAMGFTHVWYTGVIEHATMTDYTAQGIANDDPDIVKGRAGSPYAIKDYYDIAPDLAVDVNNRMTEYEALIQRTHNNGLKVIMDLVPNHVARTYASDVKPTEVRDFGQDDDKSKAFDPHNDFYYIPGQPFVVPSGYNPGGDEFHSPLKDGHFDENPAKATGNDVFSAWPSINDWFETMKLNYGVDYMNGRYGHFDPIPPLWNKIYDILNFWSKKGIDGYRCDMVEMVPTEFWAWVIPKLKAAYPGTIFIGEAYDKNKYGDYIFRGGFDYLYDKVGLYDAIRRLTRNDYGANTWEINNVWNTHCHGIDQHMLRFMENHDEQRIASHYFAGDAWLAVPGMIVTATMNTGPIMIYSGQEVGEPALGHQGFSGDDGRTSIFDYCCVPEHQKWLNNGAFDGANLSESQNNLRSFYQKLLLSVKDNEALSNGLFYELMMTNEHQPGFDQLLYIYLRYTDEQRVLVIANFNRAERGLTVKFPDDLLSKLNLNGKTEFTDLLSEVKFHTDDIRNGVGISIPASGGLLLAF; encoded by the coding sequence ATGAATAAACTCATCATATATCAACTCCTGCCGCGCCTGTTTGGCAACACACAAACGCTTAACAAAGTCAATGGTTCTATCGAAGAAAATGGGGTTGGTAAACTAAATGACATTACCGACAAAGCCCTGCAGGAAATCAAGGCTATGGGCTTTACACATGTATGGTACACCGGCGTTATAGAGCACGCCACCATGACCGATTATACTGCCCAGGGCATCGCCAATGACGATCCGGATATTGTGAAAGGCAGGGCAGGTTCGCCTTATGCCATTAAGGATTATTATGACATAGCTCCCGATCTGGCTGTTGATGTCAACAATCGCATGACCGAATACGAGGCTTTGATACAGCGCACCCATAACAATGGTCTTAAAGTAATCATGGATCTGGTGCCTAATCACGTGGCCCGCACCTACGCCTCGGATGTAAAACCCACCGAAGTGCGTGATTTTGGACAGGATGACGACAAAAGCAAAGCTTTCGATCCACACAATGATTTTTATTATATCCCCGGTCAGCCTTTTGTAGTGCCATCGGGTTATAATCCCGGTGGGGATGAGTTCCACAGTCCGCTGAAGGATGGGCATTTTGATGAGAATCCCGCAAAGGCTACCGGTAACGATGTATTCAGTGCCTGGCCGTCTATCAACGATTGGTTCGAGACCATGAAGCTGAACTACGGGGTCGACTATATGAACGGCCGTTATGGTCATTTCGACCCAATACCGCCGCTGTGGAACAAAATTTACGACATCCTGAATTTTTGGAGTAAAAAGGGTATAGACGGGTACCGCTGCGACATGGTAGAGATGGTGCCCACCGAGTTTTGGGCCTGGGTTATCCCCAAACTCAAGGCAGCCTATCCCGGTACCATATTCATCGGCGAAGCCTATGATAAAAACAAATACGGCGATTATATTTTCAGAGGGGGCTTTGATTACCTGTACGATAAGGTGGGTTTGTACGATGCCATCCGTCGCCTAACCCGTAACGATTACGGCGCCAATACCTGGGAAATCAACAATGTATGGAATACCCATTGTCATGGTATCGACCAGCACATGCTGCGCTTTATGGAAAACCACGACGAGCAGCGCATCGCCTCCCACTATTTTGCCGGCGACGCCTGGCTGGCCGTACCCGGCATGATTGTGACCGCTACCATGAACACCGGTCCGATTATGATCTATTCGGGTCAGGAAGTGGGCGAGCCAGCTTTAGGTCATCAGGGTTTCAGTGGCGATGATGGCCGTACCTCTATATTTGATTACTGTTGTGTACCCGAACATCAGAAATGGCTCAATAACGGAGCATTTGATGGCGCGAATCTGTCCGAAAGTCAAAACAACCTGCGCAGTTTCTATCAAAAATTACTGCTGAGCGTAAAAGATAATGAAGCCCTAAGCAATGGACTTTTTTATGAACTGATGATGACCAACGAACATCAACCCGGGTTCGATCAGTTATTATACATTTATCTACGTTACACGGATGAACAGCGTGTACTGGTTATCGCTAACTTTAACCGCGCCGAACGCGGGTTGACTGTTAAATTTCCTGACGACTTGCTCAGCAAACTCAATCTAAACGGCAAAACAGAGTTCACTGATTTGCTTAGCGAAGTAAAATTCCATACGGATGATATCAGAAACGGGGTGGGTATAAGCATACCTGCTTCGGGCGGATTGTTGCTGGCGTTTTAA